In Nicotiana tabacum cultivar K326 chromosome 17, ASM71507v2, whole genome shotgun sequence, one DNA window encodes the following:
- the LOC107803323 gene encoding uncharacterized protein LOC107803323 isoform X1, whose translation MGNSMIVACKNGNWDSSLEELDSYFPVKTECQADVPKTLFRPKVGRTLSERRWNAAFSQEGYLDIAGVLRRIQRGGIHPSIKGAAWEFLLGCFDPNSTFEERNELRQRQREQYAAWKSECQKIVPLIGSGKFTTNAIITDDGQPKEHANTSSDVQDTNSALPVNNGVCDKKVIQWKLNLSQIGLDVVRTDRALVFYENQANQAKLWDVLAVYAWMDKDIGYVQGMTDICSPMVILLENEADAFWCFERAMRRLRENFKCTTNSIGVQSQLSTLAQIVKTVDPKLHQHLAELDGGEYLFALRMLMVLFRRELSFIDALYLWEVMWAMEYNPKRYSLYDNTREQLPELVYDGKVNDKQLKQYGKFERKKVRTGAIKQNDALAIFLVASVLETKKKQLMKEAKGLDDVVQIVGEITGNLDAKKALNKALKVHKKYLNKVKRS comes from the exons ATGGGAAACTCTATGATAGTTGCCTGCAAGAATGGTAATT GGGATTCTTCATTGGAGGAGCTAGACTCTTATTTTCCTGTTAAAACAGAATGTCAAGCTGATGTCCCCAAGACTCTTTTCAGACCGAAG GTAGGAAGAACTCTCAGTGAAAGAAGATGGAATGCTGCATTCTCTCAAGAGGGTTATTTGGATATAGCAGGTGTTCTTAGACGAATCCAACGGGGG GGGATTCATCCATCAATAAAAGGGGCTGCCTGGGAGTTCTTGCTGGGTTGTTTTGATCCCAATAGCACATTTGAGGAAAGAAATGAGCTTAGACAACGGCAAAG AGAGCAGTATGCTGCATGGAAATCTGAATGCCAAAAGATTGTACCTTTAATTGGCAGTGGAAAATTTACCACAAATGCTATAATCACTGATGATGGCCAACCTAAAGAGCATGCGAACACTTCCAGTGATGTACAAGATACTAACAGTGCCCTGCCAGTCAATAATGGCGTTTGTGACAAGAAAGTAATTCAGTGGAAGCTTAACTTGTCCCAAATTG GTCTGGATGTTGTTCGCACTGATCGTGCTCTTGTATTTTATGAGAATCAAGCTAATCAGGCAAAACTCTGGGACGTGCTTGCTGTCTATGCATGGATGGATAAAGATATTGGTTATGTTCAAG GAATGACAGACATTTGCTCCCCAATGGTTATTCTACTTGAGAATGAAGCAGATGCATTCTGGTGCTTCGAACGTGCAATGCGTAGATTG CGAGAAAATTTCAAGTGCACCACAAATTCGATAGGAGTGCAATCTCAACTAAGTACCCTTGCACAAATTGTTAAAACTGTTGATccgaagcttcatcaacaccttG CGGAGTTAGATGGTGGAGAATATCTATTTGCGTTACGCATGCTGATGGTACTTTTCCGCAGAGAGCTCTCATTTATCGATGCACTCTATCTTTGGGAG GTGATGTGGGCCATGGAGTACAACCCAAAGAGATATTCATTGTATGACAACACACGGGAACAACTTCCCGAGCTAGTATATGATGGTAAAGTAAATGATAAGCAGCTAAAGCAGTATGGCAAATTTGAGAGGAAAAAAGTGAGAACTGGTGCAATAAAACAGAATGATGCCCTTGCCATTTTCCTAGTTGCAAGTGTTCTTGAGACGAAGAAAAAGCAGCTAATGAAAGAGGCAAAGGGCCTAGATGATGTTGTCCAG ATTGTGGGTGAGATAACTGGGAATTTGGATGCAAAGAAAGCACTAAATAAGGCTCTGAAGGTTCATAAGAAGTACTTGAACAAG GTCAAAAGATCCTAG
- the LOC107803323 gene encoding uncharacterized protein LOC107803323 isoform X2: MGNSMIVACKNGDSSLEELDSYFPVKTECQADVPKTLFRPKVGRTLSERRWNAAFSQEGYLDIAGVLRRIQRGGIHPSIKGAAWEFLLGCFDPNSTFEERNELRQRQREQYAAWKSECQKIVPLIGSGKFTTNAIITDDGQPKEHANTSSDVQDTNSALPVNNGVCDKKVIQWKLNLSQIGLDVVRTDRALVFYENQANQAKLWDVLAVYAWMDKDIGYVQGMTDICSPMVILLENEADAFWCFERAMRRLRENFKCTTNSIGVQSQLSTLAQIVKTVDPKLHQHLAELDGGEYLFALRMLMVLFRRELSFIDALYLWEVMWAMEYNPKRYSLYDNTREQLPELVYDGKVNDKQLKQYGKFERKKVRTGAIKQNDALAIFLVASVLETKKKQLMKEAKGLDDVVQIVGEITGNLDAKKALNKALKVHKKYLNKVKRS, encoded by the exons ATGGGAAACTCTATGATAGTTGCCTGCAAGAATG GGGATTCTTCATTGGAGGAGCTAGACTCTTATTTTCCTGTTAAAACAGAATGTCAAGCTGATGTCCCCAAGACTCTTTTCAGACCGAAG GTAGGAAGAACTCTCAGTGAAAGAAGATGGAATGCTGCATTCTCTCAAGAGGGTTATTTGGATATAGCAGGTGTTCTTAGACGAATCCAACGGGGG GGGATTCATCCATCAATAAAAGGGGCTGCCTGGGAGTTCTTGCTGGGTTGTTTTGATCCCAATAGCACATTTGAGGAAAGAAATGAGCTTAGACAACGGCAAAG AGAGCAGTATGCTGCATGGAAATCTGAATGCCAAAAGATTGTACCTTTAATTGGCAGTGGAAAATTTACCACAAATGCTATAATCACTGATGATGGCCAACCTAAAGAGCATGCGAACACTTCCAGTGATGTACAAGATACTAACAGTGCCCTGCCAGTCAATAATGGCGTTTGTGACAAGAAAGTAATTCAGTGGAAGCTTAACTTGTCCCAAATTG GTCTGGATGTTGTTCGCACTGATCGTGCTCTTGTATTTTATGAGAATCAAGCTAATCAGGCAAAACTCTGGGACGTGCTTGCTGTCTATGCATGGATGGATAAAGATATTGGTTATGTTCAAG GAATGACAGACATTTGCTCCCCAATGGTTATTCTACTTGAGAATGAAGCAGATGCATTCTGGTGCTTCGAACGTGCAATGCGTAGATTG CGAGAAAATTTCAAGTGCACCACAAATTCGATAGGAGTGCAATCTCAACTAAGTACCCTTGCACAAATTGTTAAAACTGTTGATccgaagcttcatcaacaccttG CGGAGTTAGATGGTGGAGAATATCTATTTGCGTTACGCATGCTGATGGTACTTTTCCGCAGAGAGCTCTCATTTATCGATGCACTCTATCTTTGGGAG GTGATGTGGGCCATGGAGTACAACCCAAAGAGATATTCATTGTATGACAACACACGGGAACAACTTCCCGAGCTAGTATATGATGGTAAAGTAAATGATAAGCAGCTAAAGCAGTATGGCAAATTTGAGAGGAAAAAAGTGAGAACTGGTGCAATAAAACAGAATGATGCCCTTGCCATTTTCCTAGTTGCAAGTGTTCTTGAGACGAAGAAAAAGCAGCTAATGAAAGAGGCAAAGGGCCTAGATGATGTTGTCCAG ATTGTGGGTGAGATAACTGGGAATTTGGATGCAAAGAAAGCACTAAATAAGGCTCTGAAGGTTCATAAGAAGTACTTGAACAAG GTCAAAAGATCCTAG
- the LOC107803322 gene encoding CRIB domain-containing protein RIC6-like encodes MTTKVKGLLKGLRYISQVFDEDKEKEMQIGFPTDVKHVAHIGWDGPSVDNPSWMKEFKSPGAFQSAPLVPPPGDLKENPDIKWVSEDSNRRSRNANSSSPTKDIKPEKPRTSRRHSTTENGTHDSTNKEPGTKSRSSRRHHNKETTSDGHKSSESSAKNHPDIPKKSRRKKSKEDGSASGSTRPSRYKGISSSTAQTTDSGPGQERESSGISKEKQEE; translated from the exons ATGACCACAAAGGTGAAAGGCCTTCTTAAAGGCCTTAGGTACATTTCTCAAGTTTTTG atgaggataaagaaaaagaaatgcaAATTGGTTTTCCTACAGATGTAAAGCATGTTGCACATATAGGATGGGATGGTCCATCAGTTGATAATCCAAGCTGG ATGAAAGAATTCAAATCACCAGGAGCATTTCAATCAGCTCCTTTGGTTCCTCCTCCTGGAGATCTTAAAGAAAATCCTGATATTAAATGGGTTTCTGAAG ATTCAAACAGAAGGTCCAGAAATGCAAATAGTTCTTCTCCAACCAAAGACATTAAACCAGAAAAGCCAAGAACATCCAGGAGACATTCTACTACAGAAAATGGCACTCATGATTCTACAAACAAAGAACCTGGCACCAAATCCAGGAGTTCCAGGCGACACCATAACAAGGAAACAACGTCTGATGGTCACAAATCGAGTGAATCTTCAGCTAAAAACCACCCCGATATCCCCAAAAAATCGCGACGAAAGAAGTCCAAGGAGGATGGTTCGGCCTCTGGCTCGACTCGACCATCAAGATACAAAGGCATTTCTTCTAGTACAGCACAAACTACAGATTCAGGTCCTGGACAGGAAAGGGAGAGTAGTGGAATTTCTAAAGAAAAACAAGAGGAGTGA